One stretch of Fictibacillus sp. b24 DNA includes these proteins:
- the rpoB gene encoding DNA-directed RNA polymerase subunit beta has protein sequence MTGQLVQFGRHRQRRSYARISEVLELPNLIEIQTASYQWFLDEGLREMFRDISPIEDFTGNLVLEFIDYNLGEPKYPVDESKERDVTYAAPLRVKVRLINKETGEVKEQEVFMGDFPLMTDTGTFVINGAERVIVSQLVRSPSVYYSEKIDKNGKKGFTATVIPNRGAWLEFETDAKDVVYVRIDRTRKIPITVLLRALGFGSDQEIIDLLGEDEYLRNTLDKDNTEGTEKALLEIYERLRPGEPPTVDNAKSLLDSRFFDPKRYDLANVGRYKINKKLHIKNRLFNQKLAETLVDAETGEVIAEEGTLLDRRTLDKIIPALESGVGFKTVTPAGGVAEDQDIALQSIKIYAPDDQEGERIINVIGNGLVDKEIKNITVSDIIASINYFFNLLHQVGTTDDIDHLGNRRLRSVGELLQNQFRIGLSRMERVVRERMSIQDTNAITPQALINIRPVIASIKEFFGSSQLSQFMDQTNPLAELTHKRRLSALGPGGLTRERAGFEVRDVHYSHYGRMCPIETPEGPNIGLINSLSSYAKVNQYGFIETPYRRVDPETGRVTSRIDYLTADEEDLYVVAQANSILGENGEFMNEDVIARFRGDNTVVKRERIDYMDVSPKQVVSAATACIPFLENDDSNRALMGANMQRQAVPLLVPESPIVGTGMEHVSAKDSGAAVICKHEGIVERVTAKQVQVRRIKEVDGKEVSGDLDTYNMLKFIRSNQGTCYNQRPIVSTGDRVTKGEILADGPSMELGELALGRNVLVAFMTWEGYNYEDAVIMSERLVKDDVYTSIHIEEYESEARDTKLGPEEITRDIPNVGEDALRNLDERGIIRVGAEVKDGDILVGKVTPKGVTELTAEERLLHAIFGEKAREVRDTSLRVPHGGDGIILDVKVFNREDGDELPPGVNQLVRAYIVQKRKIHEGDKMAGRHGNKGVISKIMPEEDMPYLPDGTPVDIMLNPLGVPSRMNIGQVLELHLGMAARQLGIHVATPVFDGAREEDVWSTIEEAGMARDGKTVLYDGRTGAAFDNRVSVGVMYMIKLAHMVDDKLHARSTGPYSLVTQQPLGGKAQFGGQRFGEMEVWALEAYGAAYTLQEILTVKSDDVVGRVKTYEAIVKGENVPEPGVPESFKVLIKELQSLGMDVKICSGDDKEIEMRELDDEDDQASEKLNLNLESYTSND, from the coding sequence TTGACAGGTCAACTAGTTCAGTTTGGACGCCACCGCCAACGAAGAAGTTATGCAAGGATTAGCGAAGTGCTTGAATTACCAAACTTAATTGAAATTCAAACCGCTTCCTATCAATGGTTTCTTGATGAGGGGTTACGTGAAATGTTCCGAGACATTTCGCCGATTGAAGATTTTACAGGGAACCTCGTTTTAGAGTTTATTGATTATAACTTAGGTGAGCCGAAGTATCCTGTAGATGAATCAAAAGAGCGCGATGTTACTTACGCTGCTCCGCTTCGTGTGAAAGTGCGTCTGATCAATAAAGAGACGGGCGAAGTAAAAGAGCAGGAAGTATTTATGGGAGATTTCCCGTTAATGACAGATACGGGAACCTTTGTGATCAACGGGGCAGAGCGTGTAATTGTATCACAGCTCGTTCGTTCACCAAGTGTTTACTATAGTGAGAAAATCGACAAAAACGGTAAAAAAGGTTTTACCGCTACTGTCATTCCAAACCGCGGTGCTTGGCTGGAGTTCGAAACAGATGCTAAGGACGTAGTTTATGTGCGTATCGACCGCACAAGAAAAATCCCTATTACCGTATTGCTTCGTGCTTTAGGGTTTGGGTCTGATCAAGAAATCATTGATTTGCTTGGAGAAGACGAGTATCTTCGCAATACGCTGGATAAAGATAATACAGAAGGAACGGAAAAAGCCCTTCTCGAAATCTATGAGCGTCTTCGTCCGGGAGAGCCTCCAACAGTAGATAATGCCAAAAGTTTATTAGATTCTAGGTTCTTTGATCCGAAACGCTATGACTTGGCTAACGTTGGACGCTACAAAATCAATAAAAAGCTTCATATAAAGAATCGTCTATTCAACCAGAAGTTAGCTGAAACACTTGTTGATGCTGAAACTGGTGAAGTGATTGCTGAAGAAGGTACGTTGCTTGACCGCAGAACGCTGGATAAGATTATCCCTGCTCTTGAAAGTGGTGTAGGTTTCAAAACCGTAACACCAGCAGGAGGAGTGGCAGAAGATCAAGATATCGCTCTTCAATCTATTAAAATCTATGCGCCTGACGATCAAGAAGGCGAAAGAATCATTAATGTTATCGGAAACGGTCTTGTTGACAAAGAAATTAAAAACATTACGGTTTCAGACATTATTGCTTCTATTAACTACTTCTTCAACCTATTGCATCAAGTAGGAACTACAGATGATATTGACCATCTTGGAAACCGTCGTTTACGTTCTGTTGGTGAACTTCTTCAAAACCAATTCAGAATCGGACTTTCCAGAATGGAGCGTGTTGTCCGTGAGCGTATGTCTATTCAAGACACAAATGCGATCACACCACAGGCGCTAATCAATATCCGTCCTGTTATTGCCTCTATTAAAGAGTTCTTCGGCAGCTCACAGCTTTCACAGTTCATGGATCAAACGAACCCGTTAGCAGAATTGACGCATAAACGTCGTCTATCTGCACTAGGACCAGGTGGTCTTACACGTGAACGTGCAGGCTTTGAAGTTCGTGACGTTCACTACTCTCACTACGGCCGTATGTGTCCGATTGAGACGCCAGAGGGTCCGAACATCGGGTTGATCAACTCACTTTCTTCTTATGCGAAAGTGAACCAATACGGATTCATCGAAACACCATACCGTCGGGTCGATCCTGAAACAGGTCGTGTGACGAGCCGTATCGATTACCTGACTGCTGATGAAGAAGATTTATACGTAGTTGCACAAGCGAACTCCATTTTAGGTGAAAACGGAGAGTTCATGAACGAAGACGTAATCGCACGTTTCCGTGGTGACAACACTGTTGTAAAACGCGAACGCATCGACTATATGGATGTATCGCCGAAACAGGTTGTATCTGCTGCGACAGCTTGTATTCCGTTCTTGGAAAATGATGACTCCAACCGTGCCCTAATGGGAGCGAACATGCAACGTCAGGCTGTACCTTTGCTTGTTCCTGAATCACCGATCGTTGGTACAGGAATGGAGCACGTATCTGCAAAAGACTCCGGAGCTGCAGTAATCTGTAAGCACGAAGGAATCGTTGAACGTGTTACAGCAAAACAAGTTCAAGTGCGCCGCATTAAAGAAGTAGATGGCAAGGAAGTTTCAGGCGACCTTGACACTTACAACATGCTTAAGTTTATTCGTTCCAACCAAGGAACGTGCTATAACCAGCGTCCGATCGTAAGCACGGGTGACCGAGTAACGAAAGGGGAAATCTTAGCGGATGGACCTTCAATGGAACTCGGTGAACTTGCTTTAGGTCGTAACGTTCTTGTTGCCTTCATGACTTGGGAAGGTTACAACTACGAGGATGCTGTCATTATGAGCGAACGTCTCGTAAAAGATGATGTATACACTTCGATCCATATTGAAGAATATGAGTCAGAAGCACGTGATACGAAACTCGGACCAGAAGAAATCACTCGTGATATTCCTAATGTCGGAGAAGATGCATTGCGTAACCTGGACGAACGCGGAATCATCCGTGTTGGTGCGGAAGTTAAAGATGGAGATATCTTAGTTGGTAAAGTAACGCCTAAGGGTGTAACGGAACTAACAGCTGAAGAGCGTTTATTACATGCGATCTTTGGTGAAAAAGCTCGTGAAGTCCGCGATACTTCATTGCGTGTACCTCATGGTGGAGATGGAATCATCCTTGACGTTAAAGTGTTCAACCGTGAAGATGGCGATGAACTTCCTCCGGGTGTGAATCAGCTCGTTCGTGCATATATCGTGCAAAAACGTAAGATTCACGAAGGAGATAAAATGGCCGGGCGTCACGGAAACAAAGGTGTAATTTCTAAAATTATGCCTGAAGAAGATATGCCTTATCTTCCAGATGGAACGCCAGTTGACATCATGTTAAACCCGCTAGGGGTACCTTCCCGTATGAATATCGGTCAGGTATTGGAGCTTCACCTTGGAATGGCTGCACGTCAGCTAGGCATTCATGTTGCTACACCGGTATTCGATGGAGCGCGTGAGGAAGATGTTTGGTCTACGATCGAAGAAGCTGGAATGGCTCGCGATGGTAAAACGGTACTTTATGATGGACGTACAGGTGCTGCATTTGATAACCGTGTATCAGTTGGGGTCATGTATATGATCAAACTGGCTCACATGGTTGACGATAAGCTGCATGCTCGTTCAACTGGACCTTACTCACTTGTTACACAGCAACCTCTTGGTGGTAAAGCACAATTTGGAGGTCAGCGTTTCGGTGAGATGGAAGTATGGGCGCTTGAAGCATATGGCGCGGCATACACACTACAGGAAATTCTTACGGTTAAATCCGATGATGTTGTCGGCCGTGTGAAAACGTATGAAGCCATCGTTAAAGGTGAAAACGTTCCTGAACCAGGTGTTCCAGAATCATTTAAAGTATTGATCAAAGAACTTCAATCTCTTGGAATGGACGTTAAGATCTGTTCAGGAGATGACAAGGAAATTGAAATGAGAGAGCTTGATGATGAAGACGATCAGGCAAGCGAGAAATTAAATCTAAATCTTGAGTCTTACACTTCGAATGACTAA
- a CDS encoding class I SAM-dependent methyltransferase has product MKNHYYSETPGTESKRETWDFLLNGEKFRFTTDAGVFSKKEVDFGSRVLIESFVPPEAPGDYIDVGCGYGPIGLSLARAEKDRVVQMVDINERAIELAKLNAGKNKIDNVKIYKSYLFAEVEDKEFAAVITNPPIRAGKAVVHQIFEEAYHKLSVGGELWVVIQKKQGAPSAMDKMEQLFGQVETVAKKKGYYILRAIKV; this is encoded by the coding sequence ATGAAAAACCATTATTATTCTGAAACACCCGGTACAGAAAGCAAAAGAGAGACGTGGGATTTTTTATTAAACGGCGAAAAGTTTCGCTTTACCACGGATGCTGGTGTCTTTTCAAAGAAAGAAGTAGATTTTGGCAGCCGTGTTTTAATAGAGTCCTTTGTACCTCCAGAAGCACCTGGTGATTATATAGATGTAGGATGCGGATACGGACCGATCGGACTTTCGCTTGCTAGAGCGGAAAAAGATCGTGTTGTTCAAATGGTGGATATCAATGAAAGAGCAATTGAACTTGCTAAGCTGAACGCAGGTAAGAATAAGATCGATAACGTTAAGATCTATAAAAGTTACTTATTTGCTGAAGTGGAAGATAAAGAGTTCGCTGCTGTTATCACAAATCCGCCGATTCGTGCAGGCAAGGCAGTCGTTCATCAAATTTTTGAAGAAGCGTACCATAAACTTAGCGTTGGTGGCGAGTTATGGGTCGTTATTCAAAAGAAACAAGGTGCACCATCTGCTATGGATAAAATGGAACAATTATTCGGCCAAGTTGAAACGGTTGCGAAGAAAAAAGGCTACTATATTTTACGCGCAATAAAAGTTTGA
- the rplL gene encoding 50S ribosomal protein L7/L12, which yields MSKEQIIESLKTMTVLELNDLVKAIEEEFGVTAAAPVAVAGGAAGGDAAAEQTEFDVILASGGASKIKVIKVVRELTGLGLKEAKELVDGAPKPVKEGVSKEEAEEIKAKLEEVGASVEVK from the coding sequence ATGTCTAAAGAGCAAATCATTGAAAGCTTAAAAACAATGACTGTTTTAGAGCTTAACGACCTAGTAAAAGCAATCGAAGAAGAGTTTGGTGTAACTGCTGCTGCTCCTGTAGCTGTAGCTGGTGGAGCTGCTGGTGGAGACGCTGCTGCTGAGCAAACTGAATTCGACGTAATTCTTGCAAGCGGTGGAGCTTCAAAAATTAAAGTAATCAAAGTTGTTCGTGAACTTACAGGTCTTGGACTTAAAGAAGCGAAAGAACTTGTTGACGGTGCTCCTAAGCCAGTTAAAGAAGGCGTATCTAAAGAAGAAGCTGAAGAAATCAAAGCTAAGCTTGAAGAAGTTGGAGCTTCTGTTGAAGTTAAGTAA
- the rplJ gene encoding 50S ribosomal protein L10: MSSILETKKQLVSTISEKIKNSQSTILVDYRGLTVSEVTELRKSLRDAGIEFKVYKNSMVVRAAEENDLNLSEHLTGPTAIAFSNEDVVAPAKILNDFAKKHEALEIKAGVIEGRIASLEEVKALAELPSREGLLSMVLSVLQAPIRNFALATKAVAEQKEEQGA; the protein is encoded by the coding sequence ATGAGCAGCATTTTAGAAACAAAAAAGCAGTTAGTATCCACTATTTCTGAGAAAATCAAAAATAGCCAATCAACAATCCTTGTTGACTACCGTGGTCTTACTGTTTCTGAGGTTACTGAACTTCGTAAGTCTTTGCGTGATGCTGGCATCGAGTTTAAAGTTTACAAAAACTCAATGGTAGTCCGCGCGGCTGAAGAGAATGACCTTAACTTATCAGAACACTTAACTGGTCCTACAGCGATCGCATTCTCTAATGAAGATGTTGTAGCTCCTGCTAAGATTCTTAACGATTTCGCTAAGAAGCACGAAGCGCTTGAAATCAAAGCTGGTGTAATCGAAGGACGTATCGCGTCTCTAGAAGAAGTGAAAGCTCTTGCTGAACTTCCATCAAGAGAAGGACTTCTTTCTATGGTACTCAGCGTGCTTCAAGCACCTATCCGCAACTTTGCGTTGGCTACTAAAGCCGTTGCAGAACAAAAAGAAGAACAAGGCGCGTAA
- the rplA gene encoding 50S ribosomal protein L1, translating into MANKGKKYQEAAKLVDRTKAYDAAEAIELVKKAAPAKFDESVEVAVRLGVDTKKADQQVRGAVVLPNGTGKTQRVLVFAKGEKAKEAEAAGADHVGDSDYINKIQQGWFEFDVIVATPDMMAEVGKLGRVLGPKGLMPNPKTGTVTFEVEKAINEIKAGKVEYRVDKTGNVHVPIGKVSFEAEKLAENLNTIIETLLKVKPAAAKGTYMKNVAVSSTMGPGIKVNPSSFAVKR; encoded by the coding sequence ATGGCAAACAAAGGTAAGAAGTACCAAGAAGCGGCTAAATTAGTAGACCGCACAAAAGCATATGACGCTGCAGAAGCAATCGAGCTAGTAAAAAAGGCTGCTCCTGCAAAGTTTGACGAGTCTGTAGAAGTTGCAGTTCGTCTAGGTGTAGACACAAAGAAAGCTGACCAACAAGTTCGTGGAGCAGTAGTGCTTCCAAACGGAACTGGTAAGACTCAACGTGTATTAGTTTTCGCTAAAGGTGAAAAAGCAAAAGAAGCTGAAGCTGCTGGAGCAGATCACGTTGGCGATTCTGACTACATCAACAAAATCCAACAAGGCTGGTTCGAGTTTGACGTAATCGTCGCAACTCCAGACATGATGGCTGAAGTTGGTAAACTTGGACGTGTTCTAGGACCTAAAGGTTTAATGCCTAACCCTAAAACTGGAACAGTTACATTTGAAGTTGAAAAAGCGATTAACGAAATCAAAGCTGGTAAAGTAGAATACCGTGTTGATAAGACTGGTAACGTACACGTGCCAATCGGTAAAGTATCTTTCGAAGCTGAAAAGCTTGCAGAAAATCTTAACACAATCATCGAAACATTGTTGAAAGTTAAGCCTGCAGCTGCAAAGGGAACTTACATGAAGAACGTAGCTGTTTCTTCTACTATGGGACCTGGGATCAAAGTTAATCCATCTTCATTTGCTGTAAAACGATAG